The sequence below is a genomic window from Candidatus Acidiferrales bacterium.
TCAGGCGGCGAAGCATTTTTTCCATGTCGGAGACGACCGACTGGATATTGAGCACCTGAGGAGCGAGCATTTGTTTGCGGCTGAAGGCAAGCAACTGGCGCGTGAGCGATGCGGCGCGCTGCGAAGCGTCGTGGATTTGATCGGCATTGCGGCGGAGAGGATGCTGAGCGCCAAGTTTATCGAGCAAAAGCTCCGTATAGCCCTGAATGACCATCAGAAGATTATTGAAATCGTGAGCGATGCCGCCGGCAAGGCGGCCGACGGCTTCCATCTTCTGGGCCTGGCGAAGCTGAGCTTCCAATTGTTTGCGGTCGGTGATATCCAGCGCCATGCTGATGACGCCAAAGATTTCGCCTTGTTCATCGCGCAAAGGCTCGGCATGGCAGGCATAAGAGCCGCCGCTCCATTCGACGTGAAACGTGACAGATTCGCCATGGAGCGCGCGGCGGTGAGCGGCGATGGGAAGAAAAGTGCGGTCGTCGGTGTGGAAATACTCGTAAAGGGACTTGCCAACGACTTCCTGAGGTTTGAGGCCGAGGCGCGCAAGGCCGGCGCCGACGGAAGACGTGAAGTGAAGATCGCGGTCGGTGGTCCAAAGAACCGCGGGAAGCTGCTCGATCAAAACGCGCAGACGGGCTTCACTCTCGCGAAAGGCAGTTTCCGTCCGTTTGCGTTCGATCGCCAGAGCGATCTGCGCGCCGACGGATGCGAGGAACTCCAGATCACGATGCGTATAGGCACGGCTATCTTCGTAGTGTTGTACGACGAGAACACCGATGGTGGCTGAGGGCGTGCGCAACGGGACGCCGAGCCAGGAAGGCGAAGGCGTGCCCACCAACTCCACTTCTCCCTGGGCGACGAGCTGGTCGAAAACCTCCTGTGGAATCAACATCGCCTCGCCCTTGCGGAAAACGTACGTGGTACAACTGCGCCCCATATTCTGAGGAGACGGCGCCTTGTCATACCGGTCGGCGAAGAAGGGAAACTCGAACTTGCCGGACGCAGGGTCAAAGAGCGCGACGAAACAATTCTCGGCGTAAAGAACGCGCTTCAACGACTGATGAATCCGGTGGAGAAGTTCGTCGAGGTTTTCCGTCACGTTCGCCGCATGAACAATCTCGAAAGACACCTGACGCTCGGCTTCGGCGCGCTTTCGCGAAGTAACATCTTCAATCGTTCCCTCGTAATAGCAAACGCGACCGACGACATTGCGGACAGCACGGGAATTTTCGGCAATCCAAATTTTCCTTCCGTCCTTGCAACGCACCTGAGCTTCGGCGCTGGCGACTACGTCGAACTGCTCCATGTGGTGTTTGAATTCTTCGCGATGAGCAGTGTCGCAGTAGAGCTGGCGGGCAATGTCCGTGACCGTCTCGACCATTTCCGCGGACGATGCGTATCCGAAAATCCGCGCCATTGCCGGATTCACGCTAATGAAGCGGCCATCGGGGGTCGATTGATAGATTCCTTCGACGGCATTTTCGAAAATACTGCGGAATCTTTCCTCCGCCTGCTTCTGAGCCCTCTCGGCGCGCTGGCGCGCCGTGATGTCGCGGAAGGTGACAACAGCGCCGACGATCCTTTCTCCTTCGCGAATCGGCGTACTAATATATTCGATGGGGAAACTCGAACCATCCTTGCGCCAGAAAACGTCATTGCTGCCGTGGCGCGTAACACCATCCTTCAAAACCGCAAGGAGCGGAGACTCTCCGACAGGATTCGGCGTCCCGTCCGGTTTTGTGTGATGCCAGAGCTTGTGGCCATCACGGCCGATGACTTCTTCGGGTTCATATCCGAGCATGCGAGCGGCCGCGCGATTGACAAAGGTTGGAGTGCCGTGGGGATCGAGGCCAAAAATTCCGTCGCCGGCGGAATCGAGAATCATGTTGGTCTGGCGGCTGAGCCTGAGGAGCGCAGTCTCGGCCTCACGGCGGTCCGTTACGTCGAGCATGAAACCGTGGAGGAGGTCCTTTCCATCCGGTTCGCGGACGATCATGGCGCGTTCGCGGAACCAAAGCAGCCGGCCATCGCGAGCCAGCATGCGGTATTCGATGTCCATGACTTCGCGGTGAATGCGGCTGTGCTCCTCGGCTTCCATGACTCGTTCGCGATCGTCTGCATGAACCAAACTGAGCCAGAGCCCCTTGGCTGCGAGCCATTCTTCCTGCGAATAACCAAGAAACGTGGAAATTTGCGGACTGACGTAGCGCCACTGGCCATTCGGGCCGAGATCGGCGACATAAGTAATGGCGGGAAGCTGATCAACAATCTGGCGATAATGGACGCCGTCCAGTTTGGATTTATTTTCCGACGAGGCGAGCATGCCGGTTGCGGCGCGAGACGCGGCTTTATTCTTCTTTTTCCTGGCTGGCGCGGAATCGAGCTTGGATGGCATGCTGTTCAAAATTCCGGCATCTGCTCACAATGGATCGGGCAGAACAGACCAAAGATCTCCTCTGAAATCGTACGCTGCGAACTCAACAAAATTGCATCGAAAGGCACACAAGAATCCTACGGCTCTGCCCAACACATATTTAAGCCTCTGCCGCAAGGGACGACAATGGGAAATTGGTACCAGAGTATCCAATTCGGGCAATATTCGTGCGGAGGCGTGCGGACCGCTTTTGCCCCTGCCTGCTCTGCTCAACGCGCCAGAAAGCTAACGATGCGAGCCAGATTGGGGCTTTGAGGACTTGAGTGTGACGGGTAACGCAGGAGGAGGCTCGGGAATCGCCTCGCCGTCTTTGCGAGGATCAGAGGCGCCGAAATTCACGCCGGTGGAGAAGTTGCGTTCGACAGCCTGACCACCGCCCATATCGGCGGAATAGGCGCCGCGAAGCTGAATCTGGTGGCCGCGAGCTTCGAGAGCCGATCGAACGTCGGCGGGAATGCGATTTTCCATTTGGACGTCGCAACCGGTGAAAGTCATCTTCGTGAAGCGCGCGGCTTCCATGGCAGCCTGGATGTTCATTCCAAAGTCGACGACATTGGAAACGAATTGGGCGTGGGCCTGCGCTTGATTGTAGCCGCCCATGATGCCGAAGGCGATGCGTGTATCGCCATGGACCATGAAGGCAGGAATAATGGTGTGCAGCGGACGCTTGTGGCCGGCGAGAACGTCGGGAGAATCGGGATTGAGATTGAAAAGCGCGCCGCGATCCTGAAGGACGAAACCGGCGCCTTCGGGGACGAGGCGCGAGCCGAATTCTTCATAATTACTTTGAATGAGCGAGACCATGTTGCCCTGCGCGTCGACGGCGGTGAGATATGTGGTATCGCCACCGGGCGGCAATCCGGTAGAGACGTCACAATTCGCGCGAGACATGTCGACGAGCTTGGCGCGTTCGCGCGCATATTCATCGGAGAGCAAGCCAGCGATGGGAATTTTCGCGAAGCGCGGGTCGCCGACGTAGCGGCGAAGATCAGCATAGGCGAGCTTCTTTGCTTCGATCATGACATGAAGAGCATCCACGGAATTGTGGCCGTACTGCGCGAGAGGAAACTGGCTCATCATGTTGAGCATTTCGAGTGCGGCGATGCCCTGGCCGTTGGGAGGCAATTCGTAAACGGTCCAGCCATGATATTCCGTGGAAAGCGGCTCGACCCACTCGGCGGAAAAATCGGCGAGGTCCTCGGCGGTCATAGCGCCGCCCTCGCGTTTGAAGAGAGCGAGAATGCGGCGGGAAATTTCGCCTTTGTAAAACGCGTCGCGACCGCCGCGGGCGACTTGCTGCAAAGAATGAGCCAAATCTTCGTTGCGAAATATTTCGCCGACTTTCGGAGCTTCGCCGTTCAACAAGTAAAGATTTGCGGTGCCCTGATTTTGAGCGAGAAAATGCGCGGCATTGGCCCAATAGGCAGCGTCCCACTCAGGAACGGGGAAACCTTCGTGAGCGTAACGGATCGCGGGAGCAAGATCCTGCTCGAAATTCAATTTGCCGAAGCGATTGAGAAGCTTTGACCAGCCATCCACGACGCCGGGAACGGTGACGGAGTCGATGCCAAATGCGGGCATTCTTGTGACGCCCTTGCTTTTCAAAAACTCAGGAGTGAGAGTCTTGGGGGACCAGCCGCTGGCGTTGAGGCCGTACAGCTTGCCGGTTTTTGCGTCGTATACAATCACGAAGAGATCGCCGCCGATGCCATTCATCATGGGTTCGACGACACCCATCACGGCATTCGTCGCGACGGCGGCATCGATGGCATTGCCTCCGTGCGCGAGAATTTGCGCGCCAGCCTGAGCGGCCAAGGGGCTTTCGGCGGCGACGATGCCGTACTTGGTCGTCACCATCGAGCGGCCCTGATCGCGATCCTGCGAGCGCGCGAGCATCGTGAAGCTCAACGCCGCGACAACGATGAGCAGCAAACGAACAAGGCGATCTCCCGTGAATTGCACGCTATCTCCCTCATGCTTATTTTTTCGGGCGCGACTCCGGCGGAACGACATTGTTATTGCGATAGTAGGTGACGAGATTTCCGAAATGCTCGCCGGAGTGCTCGATGATGCCCACCCAATTGGCGAGATATTTCAGAGCGTCCGCGTCGCCACCCTTTTCGAGCGTATCGGCGCCCTCGGCGAAAGATTTTTTCACGAAGGCGACGATTTGCATCTTGGTCTCATAACCCTTCGGATCGCCCTGGAGGTCTTTGGTGCTTTTGCCCTGAACGGGGTTGATCGCGAAGTAATTCGCGGCCGCGATGTGGACGAGAATCTGACCGAAGGTGCGGACTTGATCATTGGGACGATAATTGTACTTGTCGGCAGGCCAGTCTTCGGCCATGGCAATTATTTTGTTGCCGATGTTATTCCACTGCCGCAAGAGTGTCTGTTCGGGGCCTGGAGCTTTTTTGGCTGCAGCCTGAGCAGATACAACAGTGGCGCCAGTGGCAAGAGCGAACAACAATACAGCGAAAAGCGGTGCGACTCTCTTCATAAGAGAATCCTCCTCAGCAAAACGAGATTCCCCAGGCGAAATAGCCTACCTGCGCGGCCCGGTTCTGTCCAGCGTCGGGAGATGCGGTCCCGCGGGAGCGGATGCTCCCGACACGCGCGACGCGAACGCGTTGGTGCAAGGACACGCAGTCCGCTAGAATGGTTGCAAGGCAGTCGAGGGGGCGCAGTCTGAAGATTGTAGACAAGCCGAATACCACAGCAGAGACGGTAAATTTGGCCGTGGACGCGGAGATTGAATCGCTCGTTCGCGCAGAGAATTCGGATCCGTTTCGCGTTCTGGGACCGCACATCGTCGAAAAAGCTGGCAAGCGCAGCGTCGTGATTCGGACATTCATGCCGCATGCGGCGAACGTAACGGTGCTCTGGGGCGCTGGGCACAAAGCGCACGCAGCGGAGCGCGTGCATCCCGACGGTCTTTTTGAAACGACTATTCCGTTGCCCGGCAAGGCTTGGAAAGTCAGGGAAATCGCGCCGACGGATTACCAATTGCGAGTCGCCTATCCGGACGGGAATTCACAGGAAATCCACGATGGATACGCCTTCCCTCCCCTGCTGACGGATTTTGATTTGCACCTCTTCGCTGAAGGAACGCACTACGAGATTTACGAGAAGCTGGGCGCGCACGTTCGCGAGGTGGCGGGCGTGCACGGCGTGCATTTTGGCGTGTGGGCGCCGAATGCCAAGCGCGTGAGCGTTGTTGGAACTTTCAACAACTGGGATGGCCGCGTGAATCCGCTGCGCAATCGCGGAGCGAGCGGCATCTGGGAAATTTTCATACCAGAGCTCGGCGACGGAGAACTTTACAAGTTCGAAATCCGGTCGCGAGTCAATGATATTTTGACCTTAAAAGCCGATCCCTACGGATTTGCCGCGGAAATGCGGCCGAAGTCGAGCTCTGTGGTTGCGACGATTGACGGCTATGCGTGGCGGGACAACGAATGGATCGCAGCGCGAGAAAGCTTCGACTGGCAACATGCGGCGATTTCGATTTACGAAGTGCATTTTGCGTCGTGGCGGCGAAAAAAAAATGGGAACTGGCTGAGCTACAGCGAAATGGGCGACGCGCTGATTCCTTACGTCAAGCAAATGGGCTATACGCACGTCGAATTGCTGCCGATGATGGAGCATCCGCTGGATTTGTCGTGGGGCTACCAGACGATAGGCTATTTTGCAGCGACGAGCCGCTACGGAGCGCCGAAAGAGTTCATGGAATTCGTGGACCGATGCCATCAGGAAGGCATCGGCGTGCTGCTTGACTGGACGCCCGGGCATTTTCCGCGGGACGCGCACGGACTTTCGCTTTTCGACGGCACGCATCTCTACGAGCACGAAGATCCGCGGCGAGGATCGCACCCGGATTGGGGAACACTGATCTTCAATTACGGGCGAAATGAAGTGCAGAATTTTCTGCTCTCGAATGCGCTTTTCTGGCTGGAGAAATATCACATCGACGGGCTGCGCGTGGACGCCGTGGCCTCGATGCTCTATCTCGATTATTCGCGACAACCCGGCGAATGGCTGCCGAATCAACACGGCGGGCGGGAGAATCTGGAAGCGATCGCGTTTCTGAAACGCATGAATGAAATCGTGCACGCGCGGCATGCAGGCGTGCTGACGGCTGCAGAGGAATCGACGGCATGGCCGGCCGTGTCGCGACCGACCTACGCCGGCGGGCTGGGATTCGATTTGAAATGGAACATGGGATGGATGAACGACACGCTGCGGTATTTCGCGCTCGATCCGATCCACCGGAAATTTCATCACGGCGAACTAACTTTTTCGATGCTCTACGCGTTCAACGAAAACTTTATTTTGCCGCTGTCGCATGACGAGGTGGTGCATGGGAAAAAGCCGCTGCTGGCGAAAATGCCCGGTGACGACAAACACAAGTTCGCGAATTTGCGCCTGCTCTATGGCTACTTCTACGCGCACCCGGGAAAGAAACTGCTTTTCATGGGCGACGAAATTGCGCAGTGGAATGAATGGTGGCAAGACGGGAGCCTGGACTGGAATTTATTGCAGTATCGTCCGCACCAGGGAATTCAGCGTCTGGTGAACGACTTGAATCGCCTCTATGCGCGCGAAGCGGCGCTGCATGAGGTGGAATTCGAGTGGCAAGGATTCGAATGGCTCGAAGTCCACGACGCGGACGCGAGCGTGATTGCCTTTGTGCGCAGGGCCCAAAGGCCAGAGGATTTTCTGATTGTGGTGTGCAATTTCACGCCGGTGACACGCGACAACTACCGGGTTGCCGTGCCCGAGAATTTTTTCTATCGCGAGGCACTCAATACGGATTCTTCCTTTTACGGCGGAGACGATGCCGGAAATCTCGGCGGCGTGCGCGCGGAGCCGATTCCGTGGAACGGCCGCCCCTTTTCCATCAAACTGCGGTTGCCGCCGCTATCCGTATTGTTCCTCAAACCACAACGATCCTAGGCAAACCATCTTTCGATTCCCCGCTTGCATCCATATCTGCTCAGCGAGGGAACCCACGGCCAGGCAACTGGAGGAAAGCTGAATATGCGGTCCACGCGATCGCACGCGAAGCCACGAATGCAAAAACGCGCGACCTTTGCGAGCTTCATTTTGCCTGCTGCTGTACTTTTCATTTTTTTCTCGGCAAACCTGACGGCACAAAAGCACCGCTCTGCCGTCGAAGAGTTCCAAAGTCTTACTTCAGGCATGCGTCAAGCACACAAGAGCGGAGACTGGAAGGCATTTCACGCGAGCGCGCTGAAGATGGTTCAGTTTCTGAATGGCTCGCCGGATACTCTGCTCGATCTGGCGCGAGCAGATGTCCATATCAGTGATCCAACGGATGCGTTCAAGCAGCTGCGAATATACGCGGAGATGGGGCAAGCCAATGAGATTGTGAAGACGTTGCCGGATTTCGCCGCTCTTCGCGCGAGTGCTGATTTCGAGAAAATCCTCGAAAGAATGGCTGGGAGTGTGCAACCCACCTCGCATGCGACGAAAGCGTTCACGATTCCCGATGCGGGATTGGTCCCCGAAGACATTGATTACGACGGGCAGAGCAAGCGGTTTTTCCTGACGAGCGTGGTTGAAAGAAAGATCGTCACTCTCGGTGCCGATGGTCATTTGGCTGATTTTGCGAAAGCTCCGGACAACTGGCCGATGCTGGCCTTAAAGGTTGATGCGCGGCGCCGCATCGTGTGGGCTACGGAAGTCGCCATGGATGGCTTCATCAGTGTGCCCAAGGCGGACTGGGGGCGGTCGGCGCTGCTGGGCTATAGCCTCGATGACGGCAAACTGCTGCGCCGCCTCGAAGGGCCGAGGCATAGCAACCTCGGAGACATGGCACTCGACGCGAATGGAGACCTTCTGATCTCTGATGGAACGGGCGGCGGCGTCTATCTGGAACGCACGGGTAGCACGGAATTGAAACGCGTCGATAAAGGCGATTTCATTTCGCCGCAAACGCCAGCTTTCGTCCCTGGCGGCCAAGCCTTCGTTGCAGACTATGTGCGAGGCATCGGTTTGCTGAATCTGCGAACTGGCGACGTACGCTGGATTCCGATGCAGGACAAATATGCGCTCGAAGGCATCGATGGCATGTACTTTGACCACGGCTGGCTGATCGCTGTGCAAAATGGGACGACACAGGAACGCGTGATGGCCTTCAAGATTGACGCGAATTTTGCGCGCGTGACGATGGAGCAACCGATTGAAAGCGCGACGCCGGAACTTGACCCGACGCACGGGGTCATTGTGGGCGCCGAATTCTATTTCATCGCGAACTCGGGATGGAATGAGCTGGACGATAACGGAAGCGTCCGGAAAGGCGCTCTATTGGCGCCCGCGCGCATCATGCGCGCCCAACTGCCAAATTAGAGGGCCAGAGGCTCGCGCTGCTCCCGGCGCCTTTGCCATGAGAAGCTCCACCGCGCAAGTCAAAGAACCCAGATAACCAGGGAACTTTTTTGAAGGGCTCTACGTAACTGTAGCTGGACGCCCAAGGAGGCGTCCGAAGATGA
It includes:
- a CDS encoding PAS domain S-box protein, which translates into the protein MPSKLDSAPARKKKNKAASRAATGMLASSENKSKLDGVHYRQIVDQLPAITYVADLGPNGQWRYVSPQISTFLGYSQEEWLAAKGLWLSLVHADDRERVMEAEEHSRIHREVMDIEYRMLARDGRLLWFRERAMIVREPDGKDLLHGFMLDVTDRREAETALLRLSRQTNMILDSAGDGIFGLDPHGTPTFVNRAAARMLGYEPEEVIGRDGHKLWHHTKPDGTPNPVGESPLLAVLKDGVTRHGSNDVFWRKDGSSFPIEYISTPIREGERIVGAVVTFRDITARQRAERAQKQAEERFRSIFENAVEGIYQSTPDGRFISVNPAMARIFGYASSAEMVETVTDIARQLYCDTAHREEFKHHMEQFDVVASAEAQVRCKDGRKIWIAENSRAVRNVVGRVCYYEGTIEDVTSRKRAEAERQVSFEIVHAANVTENLDELLHRIHQSLKRVLYAENCFVALFDPASGKFEFPFFADRYDKAPSPQNMGRSCTTYVFRKGEAMLIPQEVFDQLVAQGEVELVGTPSPSWLGVPLRTPSATIGVLVVQHYEDSRAYTHRDLEFLASVGAQIALAIERKRTETAFRESEARLRVLIEQLPAVLWTTDRDLHFTSSVGAGLARLGLKPQEVVGKSLYEYFHTDDRTFLPIAAHRRALHGESVTFHVEWSGGSYACHAEPLRDEQGEIFGVISMALDITDRKQLEAQLRQAQKMEAVGRLAGGIAHDFNNLLMVIQGYTELLLDKLGAQHPLRRNADQIHDASQRAASLTRQLLAFSRKQMLAPQVLNIQSVVSDMEKMLRRLIGEDIELVTTNPQDLWHVKADRSQIEQVILNLAVNSRDAMPDGGKLTIETSNVELDNSYSRHAVVEPGEYVLLAVSDTGCGMDSETQAHVFEPFFTTKEKGKGTGLGLATVYGIVKQSGGYIWVYSEVGKGTSFKVYLPRVSEAEQESQPKSEAQSPARGSETILLVEDEKGVRELAREYLEQIGYRVLQASNAALALELARNHAGPIDLLFTDVVMGGMSGRQLAEEMQKLRPEIRILYMSGYTDEAIVHHGILGRGSVLLQKPFTLNSLAIKVRETLELQPQN
- the ggt gene encoding gamma-glutamyltransferase, with the protein product MQFTGDRLVRLLLIVVAALSFTMLARSQDRDQGRSMVTTKYGIVAAESPLAAQAGAQILAHGGNAIDAAVATNAVMGVVEPMMNGIGGDLFVIVYDAKTGKLYGLNASGWSPKTLTPEFLKSKGVTRMPAFGIDSVTVPGVVDGWSKLLNRFGKLNFEQDLAPAIRYAHEGFPVPEWDAAYWANAAHFLAQNQGTANLYLLNGEAPKVGEIFRNEDLAHSLQQVARGGRDAFYKGEISRRILALFKREGGAMTAEDLADFSAEWVEPLSTEYHGWTVYELPPNGQGIAALEMLNMMSQFPLAQYGHNSVDALHVMIEAKKLAYADLRRYVGDPRFAKIPIAGLLSDEYARERAKLVDMSRANCDVSTGLPPGGDTTYLTAVDAQGNMVSLIQSNYEEFGSRLVPEGAGFVLQDRGALFNLNPDSPDVLAGHKRPLHTIIPAFMVHGDTRIAFGIMGGYNQAQAHAQFVSNVVDFGMNIQAAMEAARFTKMTFTGCDVQMENRIPADVRSALEARGHQIQLRGAYSADMGGGQAVERNFSTGVNFGASDPRKDGEAIPEPPPALPVTLKSSKPQSGSHR
- a CDS encoding DinB family protein produces the protein MKRVAPLFAVLLFALATGATVVSAQAAAKKAPGPEQTLLRQWNNIGNKIIAMAEDWPADKYNYRPNDQVRTFGQILVHIAAANYFAINPVQGKSTKDLQGDPKGYETKMQIVAFVKKSFAEGADTLEKGGDADALKYLANWVGIIEHSGEHFGNLVTYYRNNNVVPPESRPKK
- the glgB gene encoding 1,4-alpha-glucan branching protein GlgB, translating into MVARQSRGRSLKIVDKPNTTAETVNLAVDAEIESLVRAENSDPFRVLGPHIVEKAGKRSVVIRTFMPHAANVTVLWGAGHKAHAAERVHPDGLFETTIPLPGKAWKVREIAPTDYQLRVAYPDGNSQEIHDGYAFPPLLTDFDLHLFAEGTHYEIYEKLGAHVREVAGVHGVHFGVWAPNAKRVSVVGTFNNWDGRVNPLRNRGASGIWEIFIPELGDGELYKFEIRSRVNDILTLKADPYGFAAEMRPKSSSVVATIDGYAWRDNEWIAARESFDWQHAAISIYEVHFASWRRKKNGNWLSYSEMGDALIPYVKQMGYTHVELLPMMEHPLDLSWGYQTIGYFAATSRYGAPKEFMEFVDRCHQEGIGVLLDWTPGHFPRDAHGLSLFDGTHLYEHEDPRRGSHPDWGTLIFNYGRNEVQNFLLSNALFWLEKYHIDGLRVDAVASMLYLDYSRQPGEWLPNQHGGRENLEAIAFLKRMNEIVHARHAGVLTAAEESTAWPAVSRPTYAGGLGFDLKWNMGWMNDTLRYFALDPIHRKFHHGELTFSMLYAFNENFILPLSHDEVVHGKKPLLAKMPGDDKHKFANLRLLYGYFYAHPGKKLLFMGDEIAQWNEWWQDGSLDWNLLQYRPHQGIQRLVNDLNRLYAREAALHEVEFEWQGFEWLEVHDADASVIAFVRRAQRPEDFLIVVCNFTPVTRDNYRVAVPENFFYREALNTDSSFYGGDDAGNLGGVRAEPIPWNGRPFSIKLRLPPLSVLFLKPQRS